The Longimicrobium sp. genome includes a window with the following:
- a CDS encoding HAMP domain-containing sensor histidine kinase, whose protein sequence is MTVPSSGDPHLAQLRKLTEVSRALTYTTSLQQVTRLTVERGADLIDAACAVLMLPDADGVLQVRSSCGLADEDAARLHAPLTDDGVGRLQELLGVPDDRFVAVPLVVGGAVTGLLAAATRQASTSTDETLLSALADQAALALENARLGGEVREEMEDRLRASEGATDAQERALSTLAHDIRTPLGAIDGYCENLEIGVYGPVTDRQREALGRVRMSGRHLLSLLDNVMEMARLNAGVLRVGAEPVELADVGREAVHMLLPAAQAKLVALEAGAMEEVTVTADHARVRQVLVNLVGNAVKFTPTDGSVTVSTSVVSREGSAWGEIRVTDTGPGIAPAEQAAIFEPYYRSEDTAQLPGVGLGLAISQALVRQMEGELALESEPGVGSTFIVRFPALPLP, encoded by the coding sequence GACGGAGGTCAGCCGTGCGCTCACCTATACCACCTCCCTCCAGCAGGTGACCCGCCTGACGGTGGAGCGCGGCGCCGACCTGATCGACGCCGCCTGCGCCGTGCTGATGCTTCCGGACGCGGACGGCGTGCTGCAGGTGCGCTCGTCCTGCGGCTTGGCCGACGAAGACGCGGCGCGCCTGCACGCGCCGCTGACGGACGACGGGGTCGGGCGGCTGCAGGAGCTGCTGGGCGTGCCGGACGACCGCTTCGTGGCCGTGCCGCTGGTGGTGGGCGGGGCGGTGACGGGGCTGCTGGCGGCCGCCACGCGGCAGGCGTCTACTTCCACCGACGAGACGCTGCTCTCCGCGCTGGCCGACCAGGCGGCCCTCGCGCTGGAGAACGCGCGTCTCGGCGGCGAGGTGCGCGAGGAGATGGAGGACCGCCTGCGCGCCAGCGAGGGCGCCACGGACGCCCAGGAGCGCGCGCTCTCGACGCTGGCGCACGACATCCGCACGCCGCTGGGGGCCATCGACGGGTACTGCGAGAACCTGGAGATCGGCGTCTATGGCCCCGTCACCGACCGGCAGCGCGAGGCCCTGGGCCGGGTTCGCATGAGCGGACGGCACCTGCTGTCGCTGCTGGACAACGTGATGGAGATGGCCCGCCTGAACGCGGGGGTGCTGCGCGTGGGCGCCGAGCCGGTGGAGCTGGCCGACGTGGGGCGCGAGGCGGTGCACATGCTGCTCCCCGCCGCGCAGGCCAAGCTGGTGGCGCTGGAGGCGGGCGCGATGGAGGAGGTCACGGTGACGGCGGACCACGCGCGGGTGCGGCAGGTGCTGGTGAACCTGGTGGGCAACGCCGTGAAGTTCACGCCCACGGACGGCTCGGTGACGGTGAGCACGTCCGTCGTCTCGCGCGAAGGAAGCGCGTGGGGGGAGATCCGCGTCACCGACACGGGCCCGGGGATCGCCCCCGCGGAGCAGGCGGCGATCTTCGAGCCGTACTACCGCAGCGAGGATACGGCGCAGCTGCCCGGCGTGGGGCTGGGGCTGGCGATCTCGCAGGCGCTGGTGCGGCAGATGGAGGGCGAGCTGGCGCTGGAAAGTGAGCCGGGCGTGGGGTCCACGTTCATCGTCCGCTTTCCGGCGCTTCCCCTTCCCTGA